Proteins encoded together in one uncultured Desulfosarcina sp. window:
- a CDS encoding 2-dehydropantoate 2-reductase codes for MKVCIFGAGGVGGYFGGRLAQAGVDVTFIARGAHLAAILANGLHIKSIDGDFVVHPAKAAALPEAVGEVDVVLCCVKSWQVAEAADQMQPLVGPKTLVIPLLNGVEAHDILARSLGTEHVLPGLCKLITMIDSPGHIRHAGAAPYLAFGEADGRLSQRAQEVAQLFSGVRGMTVHLSRNITAQLWRKFMLIAPWSGIGALTRSPIGVIRSLPETRAMLMDSIREVYDVARAGGVPVEEKAIKDTMAFIDALPAEGTASMQRDIMAGRPSELHEQCGAVVRHGEKNKVPTPVNRLTYHSLLPQEQMARK; via the coding sequence ATGAAAGTCTGTATTTTCGGCGCTGGCGGCGTTGGAGGCTATTTCGGCGGTCGTTTGGCACAGGCGGGTGTCGATGTAACCTTCATCGCCCGGGGCGCCCACCTTGCCGCCATCCTGGCCAACGGTCTGCACATAAAGAGTATCGACGGCGATTTCGTTGTCCATCCCGCCAAAGCCGCGGCCTTGCCGGAAGCGGTCGGTGAGGTGGACGTCGTGCTGTGCTGTGTTAAATCCTGGCAGGTGGCCGAGGCCGCGGATCAAATGCAGCCCCTGGTAGGACCGAAGACACTGGTCATCCCCCTACTCAACGGGGTGGAGGCCCACGATATTCTCGCCCGATCCCTGGGTACCGAGCATGTGCTGCCCGGTCTTTGCAAGCTGATCACCATGATCGACAGCCCGGGGCACATTCGCCATGCCGGCGCCGCTCCCTACCTGGCATTTGGTGAAGCGGACGGACGTCTGAGCCAGCGGGCACAGGAGGTGGCCCAACTGTTCTCCGGGGTCAGGGGAATGACCGTACATCTCTCCCGGAACATCACAGCCCAGCTCTGGCGCAAGTTCATGTTGATCGCTCCCTGGAGCGGAATCGGCGCCCTGACCCGGTCGCCGATCGGCGTGATCCGCAGCCTGCCGGAAACGCGGGCCATGCTGATGGATTCCATCCGGGAGGTTTACGACGTGGCGCGGGCCGGCGGCGTTCCGGTCGAAGAGAAAGCGATTAAAGATACCATGGCCTTCATCGACGCACTGCCGGCTGAGGGAACCGCCTCGATGCAGCGGGACATCATGGCCGGCCGCCCTTCGGAGTTGCACGAGCAATGCGGCGCCGTTGTCCGGCACGGGGAGAAAAACAAGGTCCCGACGCCGGTCAACCGGCTGACCTACCACAGCCTTTTGCCCCAGGAGCAAATGGCCAGAAAATAG
- a CDS encoding YbhB/YbcL family Raf kinase inhibitor-like protein — protein MKKRCLALMSVSLFFLAISGHAQEVNTMMQLTSPSFENQQRIPKKYTCDGENVSPALQWSGAPAGTRSFALVVDDPDAPDPANPKMTWVHWVLYNMPATVDSLPENVRDADLAPGTLAGLNDWKKTGYGGPCPPIGSHRYFHKLYALDTVLGDLNRPTKAALEKAMQGHVLAKAELIGTYKR, from the coding sequence ATGAAAAAACGGTGCCTGGCTTTAATGTCCGTTTCCCTTTTTTTTCTTGCCATTTCAGGCCATGCCCAGGAGGTGAACACCATGATGCAACTGACATCCCCCAGCTTCGAAAACCAGCAGCGTATTCCCAAAAAGTATACCTGCGATGGAGAAAATGTTTCCCCGGCATTGCAGTGGTCCGGCGCCCCAGCAGGAACCCGCAGTTTTGCGCTGGTTGTCGATGACCCCGACGCCCCGGATCCGGCCAATCCAAAGATGACCTGGGTTCACTGGGTCCTTTACAACATGCCGGCAACGGTCGATTCGCTGCCGGAAAATGTCAGGGATGCGGACCTTGCCCCGGGGACCCTGGCCGGTTTGAACGACTGGAAAAAGACCGGCTACGGCGGACCGTGTCCGCCCATCGGCAGCCATCGCTATTTCCACAAACTCTATGCCCTGGATACCGTTTTAGGGGATTTGAATCGCCCGACCAAAGCGGCCCTGGAAAAAGCCATGCAAGGGCATGTACTTGCCAAGGCGGAACTGATCGGGACCTATAAGCGATAG
- a CDS encoding MFS transporter, with translation MQNGTDRIRVLITCSLAVFWPGSFLFGFPGVLRQHWQQVFEADASAVGKTVFFILAGATCVMYFCGLWQERYGPGRLAAIGSLLCGSSTIGLRWAAGMAEVNLWAFCVGAASAFVYLPGLTVVQHWFPERRGLVAGLFNMAFGLSAAIMSPVFTLFLSKWSYGILTTAAGSAALATGLIASRWIAFPTQSLSRQAPIGHEAPTGIQAGEALKSRAFWCLWLTWVLAGAAGVSMLVLATGFGLTRGMDLSSAVVLLTAFNLTNGCGRLISGYFSDRFGRSRTMAISFTAAGIAYLIMPHAATPWGWAVMAAVIGFAFGTMFAVSGPLAGDCFGMAHFGAIFGLVFTAYGFVAGPIGPWLSGYLLDRTGGNYVLVFSLLGTMYLLASGLILLVRPWRECRI, from the coding sequence ATGCAAAACGGCACAGATCGCATCCGCGTTTTGATCACCTGCTCCCTGGCCGTCTTCTGGCCCGGATCGTTTCTTTTCGGTTTTCCCGGCGTCCTGCGTCAACACTGGCAGCAGGTGTTTGAAGCCGATGCAAGCGCCGTGGGCAAAACGGTGTTTTTCATTCTGGCGGGGGCCACCTGTGTTATGTACTTTTGCGGTCTTTGGCAGGAAAGATACGGACCGGGAAGATTGGCCGCCATCGGTTCCCTTTTGTGCGGCAGCAGCACCATCGGGCTGCGTTGGGCAGCGGGAATGGCCGAGGTCAATCTCTGGGCGTTTTGTGTGGGAGCAGCCTCTGCGTTCGTTTATCTGCCCGGACTGACCGTGGTCCAGCACTGGTTTCCCGAAAGGCGCGGGTTGGTTGCCGGCCTTTTCAATATGGCCTTCGGTCTGTCGGCAGCCATCATGTCCCCGGTATTCACCCTCTTTTTGTCGAAATGGAGCTACGGGATATTGACCACGGCGGCAGGCAGCGCAGCGCTGGCCACCGGGCTGATCGCTTCGCGGTGGATCGCCTTTCCGACACAGTCGTTATCCAGGCAAGCGCCCATAGGGCATGAAGCTCCCACTGGCATTCAGGCTGGCGAAGCCCTGAAAAGCCGGGCCTTCTGGTGCCTCTGGCTGACCTGGGTTCTCGCCGGTGCAGCCGGTGTCAGCATGTTGGTGCTGGCCACCGGATTCGGCCTGACCCGCGGAATGGATCTTTCAAGCGCCGTCGTTCTGCTGACGGCGTTCAATTTGACAAATGGATGCGGCCGGTTGATCAGCGGGTATTTTTCGGACCGTTTTGGTCGGTCCCGGACGATGGCAATCAGCTTCACCGCCGCCGGTATCGCCTATCTGATCATGCCCCATGCGGCGACCCCATGGGGATGGGCCGTTATGGCAGCGGTAATCGGCTTTGCTTTCGGCACCATGTTTGCCGTTTCAGGCCCGCTGGCCGGAGATTGTTTCGGCATGGCGCACTTTGGAGCCATCTTCGGACTTGTTTTTACCGCTTACGGATTCGTAGCCGGACCCATCGGTCCGTGGTTGAGCGGCTATCTTCTGGATCGGACCGGGGGCAATTATGTTCTTGTCTTTTCCCTGCTCGGAACCATGTATCTGTTAGCCTCCGGATTGATCCTCCTTGTTCGGCCTTGGCGGGAGTGCCGGATATAG
- a CDS encoding PAS domain S-box protein, producing MTQSIKDKVAELESHNRLLTNNLVDAVWVINAGNLKYEYVTPSIYRFSGYTAEELIGKPITHRFVEKSQVKALVTIEMSLDQYEDGDRDGTRTLEVEMMHKNGGTYWVEVRAKLMEEPGRPLKIVGITRDITLRKTAELKMEEQNRELAAALAEKERLLKEIKVLQSMLPICSGCRRIRDESGKWWPLDAYVKEHTDSDFTHTLCPDCRDVYYPDKKKCNR from the coding sequence ATGACACAGTCGATCAAGGACAAAGTGGCAGAACTGGAAAGCCACAATCGTCTCCTGACCAACAACCTTGTGGATGCCGTCTGGGTGATCAATGCCGGGAATTTGAAGTATGAATACGTTACCCCTTCCATTTACCGGTTCAGCGGATACACCGCCGAAGAACTCATCGGCAAGCCGATCACGCACCGATTCGTCGAAAAATCACAGGTCAAAGCCCTGGTAACCATAGAAATGTCTTTAGACCAATACGAAGACGGGGATCGTGACGGTACTCGGACACTTGAAGTGGAGATGATGCACAAAAACGGTGGGACGTACTGGGTTGAAGTCAGGGCCAAACTGATGGAAGAGCCGGGCCGCCCACTCAAAATTGTCGGCATCACACGGGATATTACGCTCAGAAAAACGGCCGAGCTGAAGATGGAAGAACAGAACCGGGAATTGGCGGCCGCATTGGCGGAAAAAGAGCGCCTGCTGAAAGAGATCAAGGTACTGCAAAGCATGCTGCCAATCTGCAGCGGCTGCAGGAGAATCCGGGACGAATCCGGCAAGTGGTGGCCGCTGGATGCCTACGTCAAAGAGCACACCGATTCCGACTTCACCCACACCCTCTGTCCGGACTGCCGGGATGTCTATTACCCCGATAAAAAAAAATGTAACCGCTGA
- a CDS encoding PAS domain S-box protein yields MTAPLSREALEKRVKRLESELSRTRRFHFDLLNNIPYPIFVKDEGQRWLMANDAYCTATGYGREELIGKTARDLPSPEKSKDSKTVSDVAAMQARTSTFEDRYGKTCTVSIASDTATPQPGKERDSADLAFSLNLDRVDRPILSPRDLDHFDYIQQATRIGSWEWHIESGRLNCSHQAESLLGKSKGTFGGTFDDLLGCVHPDDHNKVKAVKAACISGVKKYSLDHRVVWPDGTVRWLAVAGNVFRDDGGNAIRMLGIVQDITDRKRAEAQFAESETKYAALANNMRAGVTIVTDGVLSFANPALIAMLGYSHDELVGSDLLKLVAPKSRKLVAKRYADRMEGKHVPYNYEIELLTKDGRQFPVELDAKRININNHFCDLIIVRDISERRHAEANLRESEERFRIIFEQAAVGVALTDSTTGAFVRVNQKYADIVGYTVGELLQLSVAQTTHPRDIDDDLTKRKMLLSGQINSFTIDKRFVHKDGSIIWGRLTVSPMWNKGETPNYHIAILEDITERKRLKNELADKTALLEAVIKQSVYPICVVDAVDQIIIYANSAAIEQLGLEHKNYTGQHVSECRTKNTYYLPDHTKLKKEEWPIFKALKEIPTTRQELIVKDADGTIRWESVTAIPIYNDDGVFIAAFNIFPDITQRKRWEDEIRTSEERYRSIMEASPDPTVTYDMQGNVLFVNPAFTRVFGWTQEDLAGKNIDYVPKEVWPETRKMLDKLIRGEGFLGWQTKRYDKNRNIVDIDMSAGVWKDRSGKPLGSVVILRDVTRQKKIRMQLQQAQKMESIGVLAGGIAHDFNNILAAIIGYSELSIAMESDSQIKGYLEKLLQAGNRAKELVQQILSFSRATDSNKANINVTPIVKEVLKLLRATIPTTIEIYDFLNATEDRIFGDATQIHQILMNLCTNANHAMRNDKSGKLEVRLENVSLQSETVMGLFMLKAGKYIQLSVTDSGHGIPADKLEKVFDPYFTTKPKNEGTGLGLSIIHGIIKDYSGGISVSSEVGVGTRFEIFIPVSTIQSLSEEEETPYDLTGTESILLLDDEKDLVEAYGEILAGLGYTVTKAFNSENALELFRNSPNQFDLVVTDFTMPHMAGDALALELLKIRPDIPVIIVSGYSDKINAEMAIKMGFKAFAHKPVSRNELSKMVRKALDEAKVLEPS; encoded by the coding sequence ATGACAGCACCATTATCCCGAGAGGCCCTGGAAAAACGAGTGAAGCGATTGGAATCCGAACTCTCCCGGACCCGACGTTTTCACTTCGACCTGTTGAACAACATCCCCTATCCCATTTTCGTCAAGGACGAAGGCCAGCGATGGTTGATGGCCAATGATGCCTATTGCACGGCCACCGGCTATGGGCGGGAAGAATTGATCGGCAAGACTGCCCGGGACCTGCCTTCGCCCGAAAAATCCAAGGACTCGAAAACCGTATCGGACGTCGCCGCCATGCAGGCAAGAACGTCCACCTTCGAGGATCGGTACGGCAAAACCTGTACGGTTTCCATCGCGTCGGACACCGCGACCCCGCAGCCCGGCAAAGAACGGGACAGTGCCGATTTGGCCTTTTCCCTGAACCTGGATCGCGTGGACCGGCCCATCCTGAGTCCCAGGGATCTCGACCATTTCGATTATATCCAGCAGGCGACCCGCATCGGGAGTTGGGAGTGGCATATCGAAAGCGGTCGCCTGAACTGTTCTCACCAGGCCGAATCCTTGCTGGGCAAATCCAAAGGAACATTCGGCGGCACCTTCGACGATCTTCTCGGCTGTGTCCATCCGGATGACCACAATAAGGTCAAGGCGGTAAAAGCCGCCTGCATCTCCGGTGTCAAGAAATACAGTCTCGATCATCGTGTCGTGTGGCCGGACGGTACGGTGCGGTGGCTGGCGGTTGCCGGCAATGTTTTTCGGGACGACGGGGGAAACGCCATCCGTATGCTCGGCATCGTCCAGGATATTACCGATCGCAAGCGGGCCGAGGCACAATTTGCGGAGTCGGAGACCAAATACGCTGCGTTGGCCAACAACATGAGGGCCGGCGTCACCATCGTCACTGACGGGGTGCTTTCCTTTGCCAATCCCGCTCTAATTGCCATGCTGGGATATTCGCATGACGAATTGGTCGGGTCCGATTTGTTGAAACTCGTTGCCCCCAAATCCCGAAAGCTCGTGGCCAAACGGTATGCGGACCGCATGGAAGGCAAACACGTGCCCTACAACTACGAGATTGAACTGCTAACGAAAGATGGACGCCAGTTTCCGGTCGAACTGGATGCCAAACGCATCAATATAAATAACCATTTCTGTGACCTGATTATCGTCCGTGACATTTCGGAACGCAGGCACGCAGAAGCGAATCTGAGAGAAAGCGAGGAGCGTTTTCGAATTATTTTCGAACAGGCGGCCGTGGGTGTCGCCCTCACCGATTCGACAACCGGTGCATTTGTCCGGGTCAACCAGAAATATGCCGATATCGTCGGCTATACCGTCGGCGAACTCCTGCAATTATCCGTCGCCCAAACCACCCATCCGAGAGATATCGACGACGATTTGACGAAAAGGAAGATGCTTCTATCGGGCCAGATCAATTCTTTTACGATCGATAAACGGTTTGTTCACAAAGACGGCTCAATCATCTGGGGCCGGCTTACGGTGTCGCCCATGTGGAACAAAGGGGAGACGCCCAACTATCATATCGCCATCCTGGAAGACATCACGGAACGCAAACGACTGAAGAACGAACTGGCCGATAAGACCGCCCTTCTGGAAGCGGTGATCAAGCAGTCCGTTTATCCCATATGTGTCGTCGATGCAGTGGATCAAATCATTATTTATGCGAATTCGGCCGCGATCGAGCAGCTGGGATTGGAACACAAGAATTATACCGGGCAACATGTTTCCGAGTGTCGAACGAAGAACACATACTACCTGCCGGACCATACGAAACTGAAGAAAGAAGAATGGCCGATTTTCAAAGCCCTGAAGGAAATTCCAACCACCCGCCAGGAGTTGATCGTCAAAGACGCCGACGGCACGATACGATGGGAGTCGGTTACCGCAATACCGATTTACAACGATGATGGGGTGTTTATCGCGGCATTCAACATTTTTCCCGATATTACCCAGCGAAAACGATGGGAAGATGAGATCCGAACGAGCGAAGAGCGCTACCGATCGATCATGGAAGCGTCACCGGACCCCACCGTAACCTATGACATGCAGGGCAACGTCCTGTTTGTCAATCCCGCCTTTACGCGTGTTTTCGGATGGACGCAGGAGGATTTGGCCGGCAAGAACATCGACTATGTCCCGAAAGAAGTCTGGCCGGAAACCCGGAAGATGCTCGACAAGCTGATTCGGGGCGAAGGTTTTCTGGGATGGCAGACCAAGCGGTACGATAAAAATAGAAATATCGTTGACATCGACATGAGCGCCGGTGTCTGGAAGGACAGGTCCGGAAAACCCCTTGGAAGCGTCGTCATCCTGCGCGATGTAACCCGGCAGAAAAAGATCCGGATGCAGTTGCAGCAGGCCCAGAAAATGGAGTCGATCGGTGTGCTTGCCGGAGGTATCGCTCACGATTTCAATAATATATTGGCTGCAATCATTGGGTACAGCGAACTTTCGATAGCGATGGAAAGCGATTCGCAAATCAAGGGTTACCTGGAGAAGCTGCTCCAGGCCGGAAACCGGGCAAAGGAACTGGTTCAGCAGATCCTGTCCTTCAGCCGTGCAACGGACTCAAATAAAGCGAATATCAATGTCACTCCCATCGTTAAGGAAGTGTTGAAACTGCTGCGGGCGACCATTCCAACGACAATAGAAATTTACGACTTCCTCAATGCAACCGAGGATCGAATCTTCGGTGACGCGACGCAGATTCATCAGATCCTGATGAATCTATGCACCAATGCCAATCATGCCATGCGGAATGACAAAAGCGGCAAGCTGGAAGTACGTCTGGAGAATGTCAGCCTCCAATCGGAAACGGTCATGGGGCTTTTTATGCTCAAGGCCGGTAAATACATTCAATTATCCGTGACGGACAGCGGCCACGGCATTCCCGCTGACAAGCTCGAAAAAGTATTCGATCCTTATTTCACGACCAAACCGAAAAACGAAGGGACCGGTTTGGGCCTGTCCATCATTCATGGTATTATCAAGGACTATTCCGGGGGTATCAGCGTCTCCAGCGAAGTGGGCGTGGGCACCCGTTTTGAAATTTTCATACCGGTCTCCACCATTCAGTCCTTGTCAGAAGAAGAGGAAACACCGTACGATCTGACTGGAACCGAATCCATTCTCCTGTTAGACGACGAAAAGGATCTGGTCGAGGCCTATGGTGAAATTCTTGCAGGTCTTGGATACACTGTGACCAAAGCGTTCAATAGCGAAAACGCTTTGGAGCTTTTCCGCAACTCCCCGAACCAGTTCGACCTTGTGGTGACCGATTTTACCATGCCCCACATGGCCGGTGATGCGTTGGCCCTTGAACTGCTGAAGATACGCCCCGATATCCCGGTGATTATTGTCTCCGGCTACAGCGACAAGATCAACGCCGAGATGGCCATTAAGATGGGCTTCAAAGCGTTCGCCCACAAACCGGTTTCCAGAAACGAACTGTCGAAAATGGTCCGTAAAGCACTCGACGAAGCCAAGGTGTTGGAACCTTCCTGA
- a CDS encoding YkgJ family cysteine cluster protein, which translates to MEEKIKQLQSIYDDFEAAAAPYKAEAACAKGCAFCCTDAGSIHITTLEGRVIQDCIQRLPRNRQVAVKKALAADMKRRERNQPSACPLLMKNRACMIYDQRPFACRRIYSLKTCSQSQHPVLNKKVMDLGDAAIKALQKLDGNGYSGHLSYILFMLETPAFLATYLSGEYRPEAVMQFGKSHGIVINRMAR; encoded by the coding sequence ATGGAAGAAAAAATTAAGCAACTGCAATCCATTTACGACGATTTCGAGGCCGCTGCTGCGCCCTATAAGGCTGAGGCGGCCTGCGCCAAGGGCTGTGCCTTCTGCTGTACCGATGCGGGCAGTATTCACATCACCACCCTGGAGGGCAGGGTGATCCAGGACTGTATCCAGCGGCTGCCGCGCAACCGGCAGGTGGCCGTCAAAAAGGCCCTGGCCGCCGATATGAAGCGCCGGGAACGCAATCAGCCTTCCGCCTGCCCGCTGCTGATGAAAAACCGGGCCTGCATGATCTACGACCAGCGTCCCTTTGCCTGCCGAAGGATCTATTCCCTCAAAACATGCAGCCAAAGCCAGCATCCGGTGCTCAACAAAAAAGTGATGGATCTGGGGGATGCGGCCATCAAAGCCCTGCAAAAGTTGGACGGCAACGGCTACAGCGGCCATCTTTCCTATATCCTGTTTATGCTGGAGACGCCCGCCTTTCTGGCAACGTATCTGTCCGGAGAATACCGTCCCGAAGCGGTCATGCAATTCGGCAAAAGCCACGGGATTGTGATCAACCGCATGGCGCGATAG